A single bacterium DNA region contains:
- the guaA gene encoding glutamine-hydrolyzing GMP synthase: MQNTTMDKVLILDYGSQYTQLIARRIREQNVYSEIQPFNVSLEKIREFGPKAIVLSGGPASVLGKDAPGLDLRILELGLPVLGICYGIQLLAHHLGGKVTPSSKREYGRATFKADATSPLFRGVKAESVVWMSHGDSLEKVPAGFEKIGESDNTPFCAVANVAKKIYGVQFHPEVVHTEEGVQVLHNFLFHIAELKADWNMSAFLATEKEKIRRQVGKGKVICGLSGGVDSTVAALLIHEAIGDQLECIFVNNGLLRKDEAQKVQDTFRNHFKIKLHYVDATDRFLDRLKGVTDPEQKRKIIGNEFVYVFEEMAKKIQDAKFLAQGTLYPDVIESVSFKGPSATIKSHHNVGGLPERMGLALVEPLRELFKDEVRELGRQLGMPQTLTHRQPFPGPGLAIRILGEVTREGLDLLREADDILVGEIKAADWYYKVWQSFAVLLPIKTVGVMGDERTYENVLAIRCVTSVDGMTADWVPLPPEILGRISSRIINEVRGINRVVYDISSKPPATIEWE, from the coding sequence TTGCAGAATACGACCATGGACAAAGTTCTCATCCTCGACTACGGCTCCCAATACACTCAGCTCATCGCCCGCCGGATTCGCGAGCAGAACGTCTACTCCGAGATCCAGCCCTTCAACGTCAGCCTCGAAAAAATCCGCGAATTCGGTCCCAAGGCCATCGTTCTCTCGGGCGGCCCGGCCAGCGTCTTGGGCAAGGACGCGCCGGGGCTTGACCTTCGCATCCTCGAGCTAGGGCTTCCGGTTCTGGGGATCTGTTACGGCATCCAGCTGTTGGCCCACCATTTGGGTGGCAAGGTCACGCCTTCGAGCAAGCGGGAATACGGCCGAGCCACCTTCAAAGCCGACGCCACTTCGCCGCTTTTCCGCGGCGTCAAAGCCGAGAGCGTGGTTTGGATGAGCCATGGCGACAGCTTGGAAAAGGTGCCGGCCGGCTTCGAGAAGATCGGTGAGAGCGACAACACGCCCTTTTGCGCGGTGGCCAACGTCGCGAAGAAGATCTACGGCGTCCAATTTCACCCCGAAGTGGTCCACACCGAAGAGGGCGTCCAGGTCCTGCACAATTTCCTCTTCCACATTGCCGAGCTCAAGGCCGACTGGAACATGAGCGCCTTTCTCGCCACCGAAAAGGAAAAGATTCGCCGGCAGGTGGGAAAGGGCAAGGTCATCTGCGGCCTCTCCGGCGGCGTCGACTCGACCGTGGCGGCGCTTTTGATTCACGAGGCGATCGGCGATCAGCTCGAGTGCATCTTCGTCAACAACGGCCTGCTGCGCAAAGACGAGGCCCAGAAGGTCCAAGACACCTTCCGCAACCACTTCAAGATCAAGCTCCACTACGTCGATGCCACCGACCGCTTCCTCGATCGGCTGAAGGGCGTGACCGATCCCGAGCAGAAGCGCAAGATCATCGGCAACGAATTCGTCTACGTCTTCGAGGAGATGGCCAAGAAGATCCAAGACGCCAAATTCTTGGCCCAAGGGACGCTCTATCCCGACGTCATCGAGAGCGTCTCCTTCAAAGGGCCTTCGGCGACCATCAAGAGCCATCACAACGTCGGAGGTTTGCCGGAACGGATGGGCTTGGCCTTGGTCGAGCCGCTCCGCGAGCTATTCAAGGACGAAGTGCGGGAGTTGGGCCGCCAGCTCGGCATGCCTCAGACCTTGACCCATCGCCAGCCTTTTCCCGGTCCGGGCCTGGCGATCCGGATCTTGGGCGAGGTCACCCGCGAAGGTTTGGACCTGCTGCGCGAGGCCGACGACATCCTGGTGGGCGAGATCAAGGCCGCCGATTGGTATTACAAGGTTTGGCAATCCTTCGCGGTCCTGCTGCCGATCAAGACGGTCGGCGTGATGGGCGACGAGCGCACTTATGAGAACGTCTTGGCCATTCGCTGCGTGACCAGCGTCGACGGAATGACCGCCGATTGGGTTCCGCTGCCGCCGGAGATCCTGGGCCGCATCTCGAGCCGAATCATCAACGAGGTGAGGGGGATCAACCGGGTGGTTTACGATATTTCGTCTAAGCCGCCGGCGACGATCGAGTGGGAATAA